The sequence below is a genomic window from Bradyrhizobium septentrionale.
CCCGGACGATCACCATCGTTTCAACAACGCCGATATTATACGCAAAAATGGCCTCCCCGCGGGGGTCAAAGGCCAGAACCGCCGAAGAATGAAATATCGACCCCGCCACTGGCAGAACCCTAGGCCGGCGCCCCCTCACGCAAACTCTCCGCACGACGCCGCGCAGCTGCCAGGAGATTCGGCAAGTAGTCCTGCGTGATGTTCCAGATCAGCTCGGGATCGACGTCGCTGTACTCGTGACGCAGACAATTCCCCAAGGTTTCGATCTTGCGCCACGCAACATCGGGCACATCGTCTTTGACCTCGGAGCGGGAGGGTTTTTGCGGCTTCCGAGATAATGAGCAGTTCATGCTCTACGGCACGCTGTAGCAACCAAGACTCCTGAAAGCTTGCGCTCGATACACCAGAGAGCGCTCGGCAGATGGCCTCGGCTTCATCTACAATGTGCAGAAGGCGGATAACAGGGGTCTTGCTGGGTGCCGTTAGAAGACGCGGATGGCTTCCCGCTCGACCTCTTCACGGATGAACTTCGAAACTCGGGTACGCGTTCCATAATCGACATTGGCCGGCAGCGCGGATTTCAAACACCATAGGCACCAATGAATGCATCGTGATCCAGTTCCGCACCCGGCACCCTATCGATGAACACATCGACGTCGGAATCGGACCATGCCTCGTTTCGGGCGCAGGAACCGAACAGATAGAGTCCGC
It includes:
- a CDS encoding nucleotidyltransferase domain-containing protein produces the protein MRAFGVGGLYLFGSCARNEAWSDSDVDVFIDRVPGAELDHDAFIGAYGV